One part of the Aspergillus luchuensis IFO 4308 DNA, chromosome 5, nearly complete sequence genome encodes these proteins:
- a CDS encoding MATE family efflux transporter (COG:L;~EggNog:ENOG410PFXB;~InterPro:IPR002528;~PFAM:PF01554;~TransMembrane:12 (i192-216o236-257i269-287o299-321i333-355o361-387i408-429o441-463i483-503o523-544i556-574o586-606i);~go_component: GO:0016020 - membrane [Evidence IEA];~go_function: GO:0015297 - antiporter activity [Evidence IEA];~go_function: GO:0042910 - xenobiotic transmembrane transporter activity [Evidence IEA];~go_process: GO:0055085 - transmembrane transport [Evidence IEA]) codes for MARRNSIRGITDEQFHSRYRSSSPLARTAIARDIEDYADDEGSMLTTDDEASETSTIRAINSQPGTNPHSLAGSYQRPGFFTTVSHATVVPHRPDSEGLTRRERERAIEDERNLLTDNRCIEPGVQKGGRMRRGEAAESTETAALLGGQRRGSQYETVEDQDEIDRKWEEAVTAGLIQTTWKREAQVIGKNAAPLVVTFLLQYSLTVASIFTLGHLGKKELGAVSLASMSASITGYAVYQGLATSLDTLCAQAYGSGRKKLVGLQMQKMVFFLWAISIPIIVLWFFADRILIRIVPEKEVAMLAGLYLKVVALGAPGYACFESGKRFVQAQGLFSASLYVLLICAPLNAVMNYVFVWQFGWGFIGAPIAVAITDNLMPLFLFLYVYFIDGSECWNGVTTRALRNWGPMIKLALPGLLMVEAECLAFEVLTLASSYLGTTPLAAQSVLSTISSITFQIPFPVSISGSTRVANLIGATLVDAAKLSAKVSMVGAVIVGLLNMLLLSSLRYYIPYLFTSDEEVIELVAQVLPLCAAFQLFDALAANCNGILRGIGRQEIGGYVQLFCYYAIAMPISFGTTFGLNWGLFGLWSGVALALLLVSIIEAFFLTQTNWHRSVEDALRRNAMT; via the exons ATGGCCCGCCGGAACAGCATACGCGGGATCACAGACGAGCAGTTTCACAGCCGGTATAGATCCAGCTCGCCGCTTGCTCGCACCGCCATCGCCCGCGATATTGAAGATTACGCCGACGACGAAGGGTCCATGCTCACCACTGACGACGAAGCCTCCGAGACCTCCACCATCCGCGCCATTAACAGCCAACCCGGCACGAATCCCCATTCGCTAGCTGGGTCGTACCAGCGGCCCGGGTTCTTCACGACTGTCTCGCATGCGACGGTTGTGCCGCATCGGCCGGATAGCGAGGGGTTGACGCGGCGGGAACGGGAACGGGCAATTGAGGATGAGCGGAATCTGCTCACTGATAATCGTTGCATTGAGCCGGGTGTGCAGAAGGGTGGGCGCATGAGACGGGGAGAGGCCGCGGAATCGACGGAGACGGCTGCGTTGCTGGGTGGGCAGCGTCGTGGATCGCAGTATGAGACGGTGGAAGATCAGGACGAGATTGATCGGAAGTGGGAGGAGGCGGTTACCGCTGGATTGATTCAAACGACGTGGAAGCGGGAAGCTCAGGTCATCGGGAAGAATGCGGCGCCCTTGGTGGTTACCTTTCTGTTGCAGTATTCGTTGACTGTCGCGAGTATTTTCACGCTCGGGCAtctgggaaagaaagagcttGGGGCTGTTAGTTTGGCTAGTATGAGTGCGAGTATTACGGGTTATGCTG TTTATCAAGGTCTGGCGACGAGTTTGGATACCCTGTGTGCGCAGGCGTATGGCTCCGGCAGGAAGAAGCTGGTAGGTCTGCAGATGCAAAAGatggtcttcttcctctgggcGATCTCCATCCCTATTATCGTGCTATGGTTCTTCGCCGACCGGATTCTCATCCGGATCGTGCCGGAAAAAGAGGTCGCCATGCTGGCCGGCTTGTACTTGAAGGTGGTTGCGCTGGGTGCTCCGGGGTACGCTTGCTTCGAAAGTGGCAAGCGGTTCGTGCAGGCGCAGGGACTTTTCTCTGCATCGCTCTATGTGCTTCTCATCTGTGCCCCATTGAATGCAGTGATGAACTACGTATTCGTGTGGCAGTTCGGCTGGGGCTTCATCGGAGCTCCCATTGCCGTAGCCATCACAGACAACCTGAtgcctctcttcctcttcctgtaCGTGTACTTCATCGACGGCTCCGAATGCTGGAACGGCGTCACCACCCGCGCCCTCCGCAATTGGGGGCCCATGATCAAGCTCGCCCTTCCCGGGCTCCTCATGGTCGAAGCCGAATGTCTCGCCTTTGAAGTCCTGACCCTGGCGTCATCGTATCTCGGCACCACCCCTTTGGCCGCCCAATCCGTTctgtccaccatctccagcatTACCTTCCAAATTCCCTTCcccgtctccatctccggtAGCACCCGCGTCGCCAACCTCATCGGCGCGACGCTCGTCGATGCTGCGAAGCTATCCGCCAAGGTATCCATGGTTGGCGCCGTCATCGTCGGGCTGCTGAACATgctcctcctctcttccctgcGCTACTACATCCCCTACCTGTTCACCTCGGACGAGGAGGTTATTGAACTCGTCGCCCAGGTCCTGCCTCTGTGCGCAGCATTCCAGTTGTTCGATGCATTGGCTGCCAACTGCAATGGTATCCTGCGCGGTATCGGTCGTCAGGAAATCGGCGGCTACGTCCAGCTGTTCTGCTACTATGCCATTGCCATGCCGATTAGTTTCGGCACGACGTTCGGATTGAATTGGGGCTTGTTTGGGTTGTGGTCTGGCGTTGCGTTGGCGTTGTTGTTGGTCTCGATCATTGAGGCGTTCTTCTTGACGCAGACGAATTGGCATCGCTCGGTGGAGGATGCGCTACGACGGAATGCGATGACTTGA
- the RFA2 gene encoding putative replication factor-a protein (COG:L;~EggNog:ENOG410PNZK;~InterPro:IPR014892,IPR036388,IPR014646,IPR036390, IPR040260,IPR012340;~PFAM:PF08784;~go_component: GO:0005634 - nucleus [Evidence IEA];~go_function: GO:0003677 - DNA binding [Evidence IEA];~go_process: GO:0006260 - DNA replication [Evidence IEA];~go_process: GO:0006281 - DNA repair [Evidence IEA];~go_process: GO:0006310 - DNA recombination [Evidence IEA]), with protein sequence MDGGYNNYSSTYSGGGGGGGFMPGEMNNSPSGGKSDYANQTLRPITIKQALDAVQPYPEAPYQIDSAEISSICFIGQVRNISSQSTNVTYKIDDGTGEIEAKQWIDSMTADSMDTDDAANPKAARGRDGKVELNGYAKVFGKLKSFGNKRFVGAHCVRPVQNLDEVHCHLLEASAVHLFFTRGAPGAGAGAGGGVKGDAAMGGTGDEYGAGAGGVGKNLPPMSPVAKRVYQLLRTEPQSNEGLHAQLIAAKLSLPMPDVARAGDELLTAGVIFSTVDEQTWAILEF encoded by the exons ATGG ACGGCGGCTACAACAATTACAGCAGCACCTACAGcggcggtggcggaggtggcgGCTTCATGCCTGGCGAGATGAACAACAGCCCATCCGGAGGAAAG TCCGACTACGCCAACCAAACCCTCCGCCCGATAACCATCAAACAAGCACTCGACGCAGTCCAACCATACCCCGAAGCGCCGTACCAGATCGACTCAGCCGAAATCTCCAGTATCTGCTTCATCGGCCAAGTGCGCAACATCAGCTCTCAAAGCACAAACGTCACATACAAGATCGACGACGGCACAGGCGAGATCGAGGCGAAGCAATGGATCGACTCCATGACAGCCGACTCCATGGACACGGACGACGCCGCCAATCCCAAAGCTGCCCGCGGAAGGGACGGGAAAGTAGAGTTGAATGGCTACGCGAAGGTGTTTGGGAAGTTGAAGTCGTTTGGGAATAAGCGGTTTGTGGGTGCGCATTGCGTGCGGCCGGTTCAGAATCTGGATGAGGTGCATTGTCATCTTCTTGAGGCGAGTGCTGTGCATTTGTTCTTTACGAGGGGGGCGCCGGGTgcgggtgctggtgctggtgggggTGTGAAGGGCGATGCGGCGATGGGGGGTACGGGAGATGAGTATGGTGCTGGGGCTGGTGGTGTAGGAAAGAATCTGCCTCCGATGAGTCCTGTCGCGAAGAGAGTGTATCAATTGTTGAGGACGGAGCCGCAGAGTAATGAGGGATTGCATGCGCAGTTGATTGCGGCGAAGCTGAGTTTGCCCATGCCGGATGTGGCCAGGGCTGGGGATGAGTTGCTCACTGCGGGTGTGATCTTTTCGACGGTGGATGAGCAGACGTGGGCGATTTTGGAGTTTTAA
- the DBP10 gene encoding ATP-dependent RNA helicase DBP10 (COG:J;~EggNog:ENOG410PHMJ;~InterPro:IPR033517,IPR027417,IPR001650,IPR014014, IPR012541,IPR014001,IPR011545,IPR000629;~PFAM:PF08147,PF00270,PF00271;~go_component: GO:0005634 - nucleus [Evidence IEA];~go_function: GO:0003676 - nucleic acid binding [Evidence IEA];~go_function: GO:0003723 - RNA binding [Evidence IEA];~go_function: GO:0003724 - RNA helicase activity [Evidence IEA];~go_function: GO:0004386 - helicase activity [Evidence IEA];~go_function: GO:0005524 - ATP binding [Evidence IEA]) has protein sequence MPGRAASPAMSENEFDITNALFQNDSDSDNEAPAKQPKRQPKAAAPEQLDFLNGGGGGDDDDGEDDEAFIAETQASANRKASNLKGRTVKKGGGFQAMGLNANLLKAITRKGFSVPTPIQRKTIPVIMEDQDVVGMARTGSGKTAAFVIPMIQKLKSHSTQVGARGLILSPSRELALQTLKVVKELGKGTDLKSVLLVGGDSLEEQFSMMAGNPDIVIATPGRFLHLKVEMHLDLSSIRYVVFDEADRLFEMGFAAQLTEILHGLPSTRQTLLFSATLPKSLVEFARAGLQEPTLVRLDTESKISPDLQNAFFSVKSSDKEGALMYILHNVIKMPTGPTEAAQRMKEENASGKGGRFSKKRKRSDDKGINFKESPTKHSTIIFAATKHHVDYLYSLLKEAGFATSYAYGSLDQTARKIQVHNFRTGITNILVVTDVAARGIDIPILANVINYDFPSQAKIFVHRVGRTARAGRTGWSYSLVRDSDAPYLLDLQLFLGRRLVLGREHGESVNFAEDVVVGGFPRDGLSQSCEWVTKVLDDTVDIAAQRSVASKGEKLYLRTRNAASLESAKRSKEVVSSDNWTALHPLFNDETSQLEAEREKMLARIGGYRPNETIFEVNNRRSGKPENEEALHTIKRVRTTLDSKKKRAQEAKSEFDDDDVPTKSGDADAEDADGAFSDEDEAGEGAADNMSLASETDLEVTFSSYNQSSNKKAKKDASATSFQNPEYFMSYTPNNTNMAEDRAYGVHSGTNANFAQASRDAAMDLLGDEGSRGFGEPRTMMRWDKRHKKYVSRQNDEDGSKGTRLVRGESGAKIAASFRSGRFDAWKKGKRLTRLPRVGEAETPGLGADLNHYRGGRRFKHNKEQAPKRADPLRGDYDKMKKKNEAAKERQLGKFGGAAAGGKSELKNTDDIRLARNLKQKRREKNARPSRKK, from the coding sequence ATGCCTGGTCGAGCCGCTTCTCCGGCTATGTCGGAGAATGAATTTGACATCACCAATGCGCTGTTTCAAAATGACAGCGACTCCGACAACGAGGCCCCCGCGAAGCAACCCAAGCGCCAACCGAAGGCGGCGGCGCCCGAGCAGCTCGATTTTCTgaacggcggcggcggcggcgatgacgacgacggtGAAGACGACGAGGCGTTTATCGCGGAGACGCAGGCGTCGGCGAACCGGAAGGCGTCGAATCTGAAGGGTCGCACGgtgaagaagggtggtggTTTCCAGGCTATGGGATTAAATGCGAACTTGTTGAAGGCTATTACGAGGAAGGGTTTCTCGGTGCCGACGCCTATTCAGCGCAAGACGATTCCGGTGATTATGGAGGATCAGGATGTCGTGGGTATGGCGCGCACGGGTTCCGGAAAGACTGCTGCGTTTGTTATTCCTATGATTCAGAAGTTGAAGAGCCATAGCACCCAGGTTGGAGCTCGTGGGTTGATCTTGTCGCCGTCGCGTGAGTTGGCGCTGCAGACGTTGAAGGTCGTGAAGGAGCTGGGGAAGGGTACGGATCTCAAGTcggtgttgttggttggtggtgacagTCTGGAGGAACAGTTCTCGATGATGGCTGGTAACCCCGATATCGTGATTGCGACGCCCGGTCGTTTTCTGCACTTGAAGGTCGAAATGCACCTTGATCTGTCGAGTATCCGCTACGTTGTGTTCGATGAGGCCGATCGCCTGTTCGAAATGGGTTTCGCTGCTCAGTTGACTGAGATTCTCCACGGCTTGCCGTCTACTCGTCAGACCCTGCTTTTCTCGGCTACCCTGCCCAAGTCCCTGGTGGAATTCGCGCGCGCTGGTCTGCAGGAGCCTACGCTTGTTCGTCTAGATACTGAGAGCAAGATCTCGCCTGATTTGCAGAATGCGTTCTTCTCGGTCAAGTCCAGTGACAAGGAGGGTGCACTGATGTATATTCTCCACAATGTGATCAAGATGCCCACGGGCCCGACGGAGGCCGCGCAGCGCATGAAGGAAGAGAACGCTAGTGGAAAGGGCGGGAGGTTTtcgaagaagcggaagcgATCGGACGACAAAGGAATCAACTTTAAAGAGTCGCCCACGAAGCATTCGACGATTATCTTCGCCGCGACCAAGCATCATGTCGACTACCTGTATTCCCTGCTGAAAGAGGCAGGATTCGCTACTTCCTACGCGTACGGTTCCCTCGACCAGACGGCTCGTAAAATCCAAGTGCACAACTTCCGTACCGGCATTACCAACATCCTGGTCGTCACTGACGTTGCAGCCAGAGGTATCGATATTCCCATTCTGGCTAACGTCATCAACTACGACTTTCCCTCGCAAGCCAAGATCTTCGTCCACCGCGTCGGTCGTACCGCGCGTGCTGGCCGCACCGGTTGGAGTTACAGTCTGGTTCGCGATTCCGATGCCCCCTACCTGCTCGATCTGCAGCTGTTCCTCGGCCGGCGACTGGTCCTCGGTCGGGAGCATGGCGAAAGTGTCAATTTCGCCGAGGACGTGGTTGTGGGAGGATTTCCTCGCGACGGCCTGTCTCAAAGCTGCGAGTGGGTGACCAAGGTCTTGGATGATACGGTGGACATTGCTGCGCAGCGTTCCGTCGCCAGCAAGGGTGAAAAGCTCTACTTGCGCACACGTAATGCAGCATCACTGGAAAGTGCCAAGCGCTCGAAAGAGGTGGTCTCATCCGATAACTGGACCGCCCTGCACCCTCTGTTCAACGACGAGACCAGTCAACTCGAAGCCGAGCGCGAGAAGATGCTGGCCCGTATCGGAGGCTACCGGCCCAACGAGACCATCTTCGAAGTGAACAACCGCCGCAGCGGCAAGCCCGAGAACGAGGAGGCGCTCCACACAATCAAGCGTGTCCGTACCACACTCgactcgaagaagaagcgcgccCAGGAAGCGAAATCAGAAttcgacgacgacgatgtacCCACCAAGTCCGGAGACGCCGATGCCGAGGACGCTGACGGTGCCTTctccgatgaagacgaagccGGCGAAGGTGCTGCCGACAACATGTCACTTGCCTCGGAAACCGACCTCGaagtcaccttctcctcctacAACCAGTCCAGCAACAAAAAGGCCAAGAAAGACGCCAGCGCCACCTCCTTCCAGAACCCCGAATACTTCATGTCCTACACCCctaacaacaccaacatggCCGAAGACCGCGCGTACGGCGTGCACTCCGGTACCAACGCCAACTTCGCACAAGCATCCCGCGACGCAGCCATGGATCTGCTGGGCGACGAAGGCAGCCGCGGGTTCGGCGAGCCTCGCACCATGATGCGCTGGGACAAGCGTCACAAGAAGTACGTGTCGCGACAGAACGACGAGGACGGATCGAAGGGTACCCGTCTGGTGCGTGGTGAGAGTGGTGCCAAGATCGCCGCTAGCTTCCGCAGTGGACGCTTCGACGCgtggaagaagggcaagcgACTCACTCGTCTGCCGCGTGTCGGTGAGGCTGAGACACCGGGTCTCGGGGCGGATCTTAACCATTACCGCGGTGGTAGACGCTTCAAGCATAACAAGGAGCAGGCGCCGAAGCGGGCTGATCCGCTCCGTGGAGATTATgataagatgaagaagaagaacgaggCGGCGAAGGAGCGCCAGTTGGGCAAGTTTGGAGGAGCCGCAGCGGGTGGTAAGAGTGAGTTGAAGAATACCGATGATATCCGGTTAGCTAGGAActtgaagcagaagagacgCGAGAAGAATGCTCGGCcgtcgaggaagaagtag
- a CDS encoding glutathione S-transferase family protein (COG:O;~EggNog:ENOG410PGF2;~InterPro:IPR036249,IPR036282,IPR010987,IPR004045, IPR004046;~PFAM:PF13409,PF00043,PF14497,PF13410,PF13417, PF02798;~go_function: GO:0005515 - protein binding [Evidence IEA];~go_process: GO:0006749 - glutathione metabolic process [Evidence IEA]) yields MTNMKPITVWITPSGPNPWKVIVILEELNIPYKINSFGFEDVKKPPFININPNGRVPAIQDPNTPDNQPFTLWESGAIIQYLIDLYDPTHKLSFPPTNIPEKHLLNQYLQFQMSGQGPYYGQCGWFSVLSPEKLPTAITRYQTEVHRVLSVLNTILVGKTWLVGEKCTYADLAFLPWNCQLGMLIPSHDDDDQDILGPYPWVKAWQERMEARESWKRAMVLREKLMAEQGLGVNGMPVGVRDIGEYEEVIRRKKEGEMMMKKGERVDEGEGVLGCVGVGGQSIRKCQEQGKQGEEEDKEEEERWDEQTGVMGCVGVGSIGKYQEKEARQEEKEKEEDDRWDEDMGVPGCIGVGNPGVYQTKPSKQEGKEDERWDEETGVLGCSKLGV; encoded by the exons ATGACAAACATGAAGCCTATTACCGTCTGGATAACCC CTTCCGGTCCCAACCCATGGAAG gtcatcgtcatcctcgaagAACTCAACATCCCCTACAAAATCAACTCCTTCGGCTTCGAAGACGTCAAGAAACCCCCCTTCATCAACATTAACCCCAATGGCCGTGTACCGG CAATCCAAGACCCCAACACTCCCGATAATCAACCCTTCACCCTCTGGGAATCCGGCGCCATAATCCAATACCTAATCGACCTCTACGACCCGACCCACAAACTCTCCTtcccaccaaccaacatccCCGAGAAACATCTTCTAAACCAATATCTCCAGTTCCAAATGAGTGGACAAGGACCGTATTATGGGCAATGTGGATG GTTCTCCGTCCTCTCCCCCGAAAAACTCCCCACCGCAATAACCCGCTACCAGACCGAAGTGCACAGAGTCCTATCGGtgctcaacaccatccttgTGGGGAAAACGTGGCTAGTTGGTGAAAAATGCACGTACGCGGACTTGGCTTTCCTGCCGTGGAATTGTCAGTTGGGGATGTTGATTCCGtcccatgatgatgatgatcaggatATTCTGGGCCCGTATCCGTGGGTCAAGGCGTGGCAGGAGCGGATGGAGGCGAGGGAGTCGTGGAAGAGGgcgatggtgttgagggagaagttgatggcGGAGCAGGGGTTGGGGGTTAATGGGATGCCGGTGGGGGTGAGGGATATTGGGGAGTATGAGGAGGTTAtcaggaggaagaaagagggggagatgatgatgaagaagggggaaagggtggatgagggggagggggtgttggggtgtgttggtgttgggggtcAGAGCATCAGGAAGTGTCAGGAACAAGGGAAAcagggtgaggaagaggacaaggaagaggaggagaggtgggATGAGCAGACAGGGGTGATGGGGTGTGTTGGCGTTGGGAGTATAGGGAAGTAtcaggagaaggaagcgagacaggaagagaaagagaaagaggaagacgacagATGGGATGAAGACATGGGAGTGCCGGGATGCATAGGGGTGGGGAACCCAGGAGTATATCAGACGAAACCATCGAaacaagagggaaaggaagacgaAAGATGGGACGAGGAGACCGGAGTGCTAGGGTGTTCTAAACTCGGTGTCTAA
- a CDS encoding uncharacterized protein (COG:Q;~EggNog:ENOG410PHWX;~InterPro:IPR036291,IPR002347;~PFAM:PF00106,PF13561;~go_process: GO:0055114 - oxidation-reduction process [Evidence IEA]): MSYSAVHATPKGPGDARPTALQIVQDNNMQDQLKGKVAVVTGVSSGLGVETVRALAATGATLYLTARDLSKARTALGDIFQPETMELVQMDQASLNSVRQAAKLILSKTAKVNILIGNAGVMAVPDLQLTEDGYEMQFATNHLAHFLLFNLLKPALLAGSTPEFHSRVVLVSSSGHRVHGINEADNYHFQKGGYDPLVAYGQSKTANIYTASEIERRYGRQGLHGLSLHPGIIATGLGRYLSEEQIQALLTDETVGRVAKSTEQGAATTLWAAVGREWEGKGGKYLADCAEAEDREYDGHVGRSIVSYTYWPEGEERLWRDSLEMVGLHE; encoded by the coding sequence ATGTCTTACTCTGCCGTCCACGCCACACCCAAGGGCCCAGGTGATGCCCGACCCACAGCCCTTCAAATCGTCCAAGACAACAACATGCAAGATCAACTCAAAGGCAAAGTCGCCGTCGTGACGGGCGTCTCCTCCGGCCTAGGAGTTGAGACTGTCCGCGCCCTCGCTGCCACCGGCGCAACGCTGTACCTGACTGCCCGGGACCTGAGCAAAGCGCGCACAGCCCTAGGCGACATTTTCCAGCCGGAGACCATGGAGCTGGTGCAGATGGATCAAGCCTCACTGAATAGTGTGCGACAGGCCGCAAAGCTTATCTTGTCCAAGACAGCCAAAGTgaacatcctcatcggcaaCGCGGGGGTCATGGCTGTGCCGGACCTCCAGCTCACAGAGGATGGATACGAGATGCAGTTCGCAACGAACCACCTCGCCCACTTCCTGCTGTTCAATCTGCTCAAGCCGGCCCTGCTGGCGGGGAGTACGCCCGAGTTTCATTCACGGGTAGTTCTGGTCTCGAGTTCAGGACATCGCGTGCATGGGATCAACGAAGCGGATAATTATCATTTCCAGAAGGGGGGATATGATCCGTTGGTTGCGTACGGACAGTCCAAGACGGCCAATATCTATACGGCGAGTGAAATCGAGCGGCGGTATGGACGGCAGGGGCTGCATGGGTTGAGTTTGCATCCTGGGATTATTGCTACTGGCTTGGGGCGGTATCTTTCGGAGGAGCAGATTCAGGCGTTGTTGACTGATGAGACGGTGGGTAGGGTTGCGAAGAGTACGGAGCAAGGTGCGGCGACTACGCTGTGGGCTGctgtggggagggagtgggagggTAAAGGGGGTAAGTATCTGGCTGATTGTGCGGAGGCAGAGGATCGAGAGTATGATGGGCATGTTGGGAGGTCGATTGTGAGTTATACGTATTGgccggagggagaggagcggTTGTGGAGAGATTctttggagatggtgggattGCATGAATAG
- a CDS encoding uncharacterized protein (COG:S;~EggNog:ENOG410Q0CZ;~InterPro:IPR021833;~PFAM:PF11905) has product MMPSSTPADEKRQRKKLQNRVNQRARRLRLKNNHQKHKDQPTRPYSVHRWRVSEHETSSTPSTALTKHHSHNLSQTQSQTAPPATEPSIPTSSSSPSIPPDHHLLHLITHNVFRALYTNKTLLYHHSTALLPGPTPNSSIHLIHEGLIFPIYATTIPNTYPSPIPASLFPTPSQRTLTHYSWIDLVPWPRMRENLIKWEMCFDHGEFVRDLVGEYVMEGWELFDGLKGQDVNGRIGARVVVEVDGNDGDDGEVTGNARNGWIVWGEPHCKESWEVTPGFLRKWGWVVEGCVEEVVRWSNYWRVGRGEGEIRVVTM; this is encoded by the exons ATGATGCCGTCATCTACACCCGCAGACGAGAAACGGCAGCGCAAGAAGCTCCAGAACCGAGTAAACCAGCGAGCACGTC GTCTACGTCTCAAAAACAACCACCAGAAACACAAGGACCAACCTACCCGTCCATACAGCGTCCACCGCTGGCGAGTCTCAGAACACGAGACATCATCAACTCCATCAACTGCACTAACCAAACACCACTCACACAACCTCTCCCAAACACAATCACAAACAGCACCCCCTGCCACTGAACCCTCCATAcccacctcctcttcatcaccaaGTATACCCCCCGaccatcacctcctccacctaaTAACCCACAACGTCTTCCGCGCCCTGTACACCAACAAAACCCTCCTCTACCACCACTCCACAGCCCTCCTGCCCGGCCCAACCCCcaactcatccatccacctcatccacgaAGGCCTCATCTTCCCCATATACGCCACCACCATTCCCAACACATACCCCTCCCCTATCCCCGCATCCCTCTTCCCGACACCCTCCCAACGAACCCTCACCCACTACTCGTGGATAGATCTCGTACCGTGGCCGCGGATGCGCGAGAATCTGATCAAGTGGGAAATGTGCTTTGATCATGGGGAGTTCGTGAGGGATTTGGTGGGGGAGTATGTTATGGAGGGGTGGGAGTTGTTTGATGGTTTGAAGGGGCAGGATGTAAATGGGAGGATTGGGGCAagggtggttgttgaggttgatgggaatgacggtgatgatggcgaggttACGGGAAATGCTCGGAATGGGTGGATTGTTTGGGGAGAGCCGCATTGTAAGGAGAGTTGGGAGGTGACGCCGGGGTTTTTGAGGAagtgggggtgggtggttgaAGGGtgtgtggaggaggtggtgaggtggagtAATTAttggagggtggggaggggggagggggagattAGGGTTGTTACTATGTAG